The region AAGTAAGTATTAAAAGATTAATAAACAACGAAAGACCCGAAATGCACAAAAAAAGGAAATTTCTGTCTCTGGTGAATAGATTTTAATTTTTTCTCTGCGTCTCTGTGGCATCTTGCGGTGAACGGTTACAAATACTTGAAGTCCTTTTTGAAATTTGATTTGTAATTTTGCATTTTGATATTTGATATTTAATATTTATTTATTGTCTCCCCAAATCCTATTTTGCAGAACCCTATACACTATTTTAACCTTTATGATAGATTAAGACACCACCCGAAAAAGCTATCATTGCCCAAAATTTTTCTTGACATCTCTTCAATCATGGGTTATAATTATATCAAAAGCGGGTAAGTCCTGCAGCGTACCGTGATGTTTCCTGCTGTAAGGTGGGTTAAGTCACGGAAGTATATGCTGTAGGGACCGCTTTTTTTATTAATATAATTTCTTTTCAATAGTTATCTTTTCTTTAATCAAGTCATAAAACCTTGAATCTTTCCACTCATAGTTTCGAAATATGTAACCGTTCACCGCAGAGACACAGAGACGCAGAGAAAAAATTAAAAACTATTTACCAGACGCAGAATTCCATCACGGATTTTCATCAGTGCAAGCTTTTGAGGACCGACATATCATGATTGATTAACAAATTTGGTTTTGATGTCCTATGTAGGACAATGATTGCATCAATAATCTTTTCTGTTATCTGATTTATTTCCATGTCTTCTCTGTTCCTCTGCGTCTCTGCGGTGAATTACCACCTGAACGGTTACAAAAAATTGTAGTTATTGTCAGACACTACCGAAAATTACAAGACATTAAATTCCATTTCGTGTCCTTCGTGCTCTTCGTGGTGAATAGTTACCTTTTGACTAACTGTTTTTAAGCCTTTTTAAACACCGAAAAACGCAAAAAAAAAGATATTTTCCTCTCTGTTTCTCTGCGTCTCTGCGGTAAATTACCACCTGAACAGTTACAGCTTTTTATTTAGCTGACCCAATTCGATATGTAATTTGAGCCTTTTGAGACATAGGTGGTAAAATAGCCTCTGCAACAAGGATAGGTTTTTCAAATTGTTTATTTTTAAAAGCGGCAACAATAACATCTTCTTTAATTCCAACCATAACACCTTTTCGTTTTAAGGCAGAGAGGACATCTTCTGGACCAAGCATTAAATTACCCTTTTGGGGAGGAATTATCGTAAAATAAGCCTTAAGTTTATCTTCTGATATATCAATTTTAACTTTTCCACCTATTTCTTGAGTAAGTTGCATAATACCAATTTTAACGGTTGTAGGAACATTTGTCTTACAGGCAGCTATTATTTTAGAAGAATCGATTCCAATAAAACCTTGTTGTTGTGCGGCAAGGATAATATTTTCCGGGCTCACCTTTTTCCCTGAGCCACTTGAAGAAATAATGTGGAGATATAAACCATCTTCGCGGTTTTCGAATTTAAAATTCCCATCTACTGGAGGACCATCTATATTATTTATCTCATTCCATTCTTTTTTCCAATGTTCAGAGGCACCTTGAGGAAATATTCGCAATATAGGTCGGTTAGAATATTCATTAGAAATTATTTCTCCATCTAACCCTTCAGCCGGCAAACCTAATAATTCAGCACCTTTTCTTTTTCCTTCTTCTAAAGATGCCGCCTGCACGATTACTGATGGTGAGAATTGAGGATGTTTAACCTTTTGTTTATGAGTATCTTCTTGAGAGGCAGAGTGGGTAAACTCGATTTTAGGTTCTTGATATTCAGTGGTTGTCATTCCGGATAGTTCTGCTTTAATCGTCAGGCGTTTCAATTTCCGTTTGGGAATCATTGTTCTTCTTCCCAATATCATTTTTACTTTGGGATAAAGTATTCCGTGGATTGAGATATTTCCGCCTTGCTGTATCTTTACTTCGGTTTGTATAGAGGTGCGTTCACTGCCAATGGTCATAGCGTTTATTTCTTTTTTGGCACAAACAACGCCACCAGCAATTATTCCTTTTCTCCCAGAACAAATTACCCTTTCTCCATTTACTTTACACCCAAGTAATGCCCCTTCTATTAAAATATAGCCTTTTGCCTCTAATGATGATTCTTTAGCCGAGCAAGATTTAATATTCTCTTGTGCAATTATAGTTGCATTTCTAACTTCTTGTTTTATTTCTACGGTTCCACCTGAATCTATTTCAGCATCTGCTACAGAGCCCGCGATACTAACATCGGCGGTAGCGTGTATTTTAAATTTCCCCTCCACACTGCCTGAAACTTTCACCTCGCCATCAAAGTCAATATTCTCCTCTACATCTTTAGTTATTTGAAGCACTCTTTGGACATCTACGCGGTTTCCCTGCCACCTGATTTTTCCAAAAGAGGCGGAGTAAATCCGCAACCCATCTTCAGAGGCATAAACATTCATTCCTAAAATAACAGGAATATCCTCTCCCAGCTGAGGTAATAATTCTTCGCCGGTAACCGTTAATCCTGGTTTACCGAGGGCAGGTGGTTTTTTTACGGCTAATAATTGTCCCGGGATAGCATCATCCCCTAATGCTTCTATCTCCCAGGCCAGGTGAGTATCAACTTGTTCTTCCATTTAACCTAAATTTGCAGTTTCCTTTTCAAGTCGTTCAATATGTCCTCTTCCCAGAGCTTTTACGGCACAACCTAATTTCAAGTACTGCTTGATTTTTACATCGGATAAAATGCCAAAACAATCAACGATTGCCACGGATTTACCCACCAACTTCACTAAATTTTCAGGATTAATATCAAGGTAGTGTTTATGTTTAACGGCGAATATAACGCCGTCAACATCTTTAAGATTTGAATCTAAGTCATTCTGGATTTTGAGGTTTTGAAGATTATCCTGATATTTA is a window of bacterium DNA encoding:
- a CDS encoding flagellar assembly protein A encodes the protein MEEQVDTHLAWEIEALGDDAIPGQLLAVKKPPALGKPGLTVTGEELLPQLGEDIPVILGMNVYASEDGLRIYSASFGKIRWQGNRVDVQRVLQITKDVEENIDFDGEVKVSGSVEGKFKIHATADVSIAGSVADAEIDSGGTVEIKQEVRNATIIAQENIKSCSAKESSLEAKGYILIEGALLGCKVNGERVICSGRKGIIAGGVVCAKKEINAMTIGSERTSIQTEVKIQQGGNISIHGILYPKVKMILGRRTMIPKRKLKRLTIKAELSGMTTTEYQEPKIEFTHSASQEDTHKQKVKHPQFSPSVIVQAASLEEGKRKGAELLGLPAEGLDGEIISNEYSNRPILRIFPQGASEHWKKEWNEINNIDGPPVDGNFKFENREDGLYLHIISSSGSGKKVSPENIILAAQQQGFIGIDSSKIIAACKTNVPTTVKIGIMQLTQEIGGKVKIDISEDKLKAYFTIIPPQKGNLMLGPEDVLSALKRKGVMVGIKEDVIVAAFKNKQFEKPILVAEAILPPMSQKAQITYRIGSAK